From Gimesia panareensis, the proteins below share one genomic window:
- the rlmN gene encoding 23S rRNA (adenine(2503)-C(2))-methyltransferase RlmN, whose amino-acid sequence MLSSENELSPASPADAGRLPLITDLTREQLAQWCIDHGSSSYRADQIRRWIFTKRVNDFDAMHDISKKFRDLLKENFRLFSTTIVKQQTAKDRTEKLLLELEDGHHVECVLMREPKRNTVCISTQVGCAMGCVFCASGLLGLTRNLSMGEILEQILRLDRVIGEDERISNIVVMGIGEPLANLSALIPALDTLNHKGGMGIGARKITVSTVGLPAKIRELADVNKSYILAVSLHAPNETLRNQIVPTNNKIGIQKILEATDYYYITTGRRVTFEYILLSGVNDSPAHARELAGLLKHRNAHVNLIPANGVEETGYQSPTTADVDRFFMTLAKGGVNVTVRKRKGDDIDAACGQLRLNREKEKELFQLQ is encoded by the coding sequence ATGCTGTCCTCCGAAAATGAACTGTCCCCGGCTTCCCCTGCCGACGCCGGCCGACTTCCTCTGATTACCGATCTCACCCGGGAACAACTCGCCCAGTGGTGCATCGATCACGGTTCGTCTTCGTACCGCGCCGATCAGATCCGTCGCTGGATTTTCACGAAACGCGTCAATGATTTTGACGCCATGCACGATATCTCCAAAAAGTTCCGCGATCTTCTCAAAGAGAACTTTCGACTGTTTTCGACCACCATCGTCAAACAGCAGACTGCGAAAGACCGCACGGAAAAGCTGTTGCTGGAACTGGAAGACGGTCACCACGTGGAATGTGTGTTGATGCGGGAACCCAAGCGAAACACCGTCTGTATCAGTACGCAGGTCGGCTGTGCCATGGGTTGCGTCTTCTGTGCCAGTGGACTGCTGGGACTGACCCGCAACCTGTCGATGGGAGAAATCCTGGAGCAGATCCTGCGTCTGGACCGCGTGATTGGAGAAGACGAACGGATCTCGAACATCGTGGTGATGGGTATCGGCGAACCGCTGGCCAACCTTTCGGCTCTGATTCCCGCCCTGGATACTTTGAATCACAAAGGTGGCATGGGCATCGGCGCCCGTAAAATTACGGTCTCCACAGTCGGACTGCCGGCGAAAATCCGGGAACTGGCCGACGTCAACAAATCGTATATTCTCGCGGTGTCGCTGCATGCCCCCAACGAGACCCTGCGGAATCAGATCGTTCCCACCAACAATAAAATCGGCATTCAGAAAATTCTCGAAGCCACCGATTACTACTACATCACCACCGGCAGACGAGTCACGTTTGAATACATTCTCCTGTCCGGCGTGAATGACAGCCCGGCTCACGCCCGGGAACTGGCGGGCCTGCTCAAACACCGCAATGCCCACGTGAATCTGATTCCAGCCAACGGTGTCGAAGAGACCGGCTATCAGAGCCCGACCACTGCAGACGTGGATCGCTTCTTCATGACACTCGCCAAAGGGGGCGTGAATGTCACCGTCCGGAAACGCAAAGGGGACGACATCGATGCTGCCTGTGGTCAGCTGCGTCTGAACCGGGAAAAAGAAAAAGAGCTGTTCCAGTTGCAATAA
- a CDS encoding DegT/DnrJ/EryC1/StrS family aminotransferase, producing MTNNTPTPVPFINLVAQYQRIKPEVQEAVLNVFEDQAFVLGDEVAEFECDIAEYCDSRNAIGVASGTDALLLALMALEIGPGDEVITSPFTFFATGSSIARVGATPVFADIDPVSFNLCPKSIENKITERTKAIMPVHIFGQCADMEPIWRNAVRNGIPVIEDAAQAIGAEYRGRRAGVLGTVGCFSFFPTKNLGGAGDGGLVTTDDPDLATRVRRLRVHGDLGGYQHAEVGINSRLDALQAAVLRVKLKHLDQWTSERQENARRYNALLRHYQLLDCIEPPTVLPDRRHVYNQYSIRVKGGQRDKVLQDLRARQVGCAIYYPRPLHLQQCFQYLGYQAGDLPNTELITSECLALPIFSELTEVQQETVIRGIAESLGRLSSPHFPTLYSETPQARNAA from the coding sequence ATGACAAACAACACCCCCACACCTGTCCCCTTTATCAATCTCGTCGCCCAGTACCAGAGAATCAAGCCCGAAGTCCAGGAAGCAGTCCTGAACGTGTTTGAAGACCAGGCCTTTGTTCTGGGAGATGAAGTCGCTGAATTTGAGTGTGATATCGCCGAATATTGCGATTCCCGGAATGCCATCGGCGTCGCCTCAGGGACCGATGCCCTGCTGCTGGCACTGATGGCCCTGGAAATCGGTCCCGGCGATGAAGTGATTACCAGCCCCTTCACCTTCTTCGCCACAGGCAGCTCGATCGCCCGCGTCGGTGCCACACCGGTTTTTGCCGACATCGACCCGGTCAGCTTCAATCTCTGTCCCAAATCGATCGAAAATAAAATCACGGAACGCACAAAAGCCATTATGCCTGTCCACATTTTTGGACAATGTGCCGACATGGAGCCCATCTGGCGGAACGCCGTCCGCAACGGGATTCCTGTCATTGAAGACGCCGCTCAGGCCATCGGAGCGGAATACCGGGGCCGCCGCGCAGGCGTTCTGGGTACCGTCGGCTGCTTCAGCTTCTTCCCCACAAAAAACCTCGGCGGAGCCGGCGATGGTGGACTGGTTACCACCGATGATCCGGATCTGGCCACACGTGTCCGTCGCCTGCGGGTGCACGGCGATCTGGGTGGCTATCAGCACGCGGAAGTCGGCATCAACAGCCGCCTGGATGCCCTGCAGGCAGCCGTCCTGCGGGTCAAACTGAAACACCTGGATCAGTGGACCAGTGAGCGTCAGGAAAATGCCCGTCGCTACAATGCCCTGCTCCGTCACTACCAGTTGCTCGACTGCATCGAGCCCCCCACTGTTCTGCCAGATCGGCGACACGTCTACAACCAGTACAGCATCCGTGTCAAAGGTGGACAGCGCGATAAAGTGCTGCAGGATTTACGTGCCAGACAGGTCGGTTGTGCGATCTACTATCCACGACCACTCCATCTGCAGCAATGCTTCCAGTACCTGGGATACCAGGCCGGCGACCTGCCCAACACTGAACTGATCACCAGTGAATGCCTGGCGTTGCCCATTTTCTCCGAATTGACGGAAGTCCAACAGGAAACCGTCATTCGCGGGATTGCAGAAAGCCTCGGTCGACTCTCCTCGCCCCATTTCCCGACGCTTTACTCAGAAACTCCTCAGGCCAGAAATGCTGCTTAA
- a CDS encoding ferredoxin family protein, protein MAHVVTEACFNCKYTDCVVVCPVECFYEGESMVYINPDECIDCEACVPECPVEAIFHEDNLPEKWQDYIQINAEKSQELPVITEKKEPLADS, encoded by the coding sequence ATGGCACACGTGGTTACAGAGGCTTGCTTCAATTGCAAATACACAGATTGTGTCGTGGTCTGCCCTGTAGAATGTTTCTACGAAGGGGAGTCCATGGTCTACATCAATCCTGATGAGTGCATCGACTGTGAAGCTTGCGTGCCAGAATGTCCGGTAGAAGCGATTTTTCACGAAGATAATCTTCCCGAAAAATGGCAGGATTACATCCAGATCAATGCCGAAAAATCTCAGGAACTGCCTGTCATTACCGAAAAGAAAGAGCCCCTGGCTGATTCGTGA
- a CDS encoding dihydrodipicolinate synthase family protein — MPEAAPAATYDPVKMIKPRRKLTGISAVLLPYLESGEIDRESLSAHVARTADLGITPAVNMDTGYVNLIDEPTFIEVLKIARETLKGGPFVAGAFVSDQSGAAFDADGYQRKIDLIQEHGGTPVIFQSFGLVEQAPDQIIESYRKIAANTDRFIGFELTRDLAPFGSVYDLDTYAALMEIPQCIGAKHSSFHREPEWERLQLRDQKRPDFKVFTGNDFGIDMVQYGSDYLLGLSTFAPDLFAKRDAYWEAGDPAFYELNDQLQYLGYFTFRNPSPAYKHSAAQFLHLRGWVKTNQTHPDSPTRPDSDIEILRELGQRLNVID, encoded by the coding sequence ATGCCAGAAGCAGCCCCCGCGGCCACTTATGATCCCGTTAAAATGATCAAACCCCGTCGGAAACTGACCGGGATCTCCGCAGTCCTGCTTCCCTATCTGGAATCAGGGGAAATCGATCGTGAGTCACTCAGCGCCCACGTCGCCCGCACGGCAGATCTGGGCATCACCCCTGCCGTGAATATGGACACCGGCTACGTGAACCTGATCGATGAGCCCACCTTTATCGAAGTCCTGAAAATTGCCCGCGAAACACTGAAAGGCGGTCCCTTCGTGGCTGGTGCTTTCGTCAGTGACCAGAGCGGGGCTGCCTTCGATGCCGATGGCTACCAGAGAAAAATCGACCTGATACAGGAACACGGCGGCACGCCAGTGATTTTTCAGTCATTCGGTCTGGTGGAACAGGCGCCTGACCAGATCATCGAGTCGTATCGTAAGATCGCTGCCAACACAGATCGCTTTATCGGCTTCGAATTGACCCGCGATCTGGCTCCCTTTGGTTCGGTCTACGATCTCGATACGTACGCAGCCCTGATGGAGATTCCCCAGTGTATCGGCGCCAAACACTCTTCCTTCCATCGGGAACCCGAATGGGAACGGCTGCAACTCCGCGATCAGAAGCGTCCCGATTTCAAGGTCTTCACCGGCAATGATTTCGGCATCGACATGGTCCAGTACGGCAGCGACTATCTGCTCGGTCTGAGCACCTTCGCCCCTGATCTGTTCGCGAAACGGGATGCGTACTGGGAAGCCGGAGATCCTGCCTTCTATGAATTGAACGATCAGCTGCAATACCTGGGTTACTTCACCTTCCGTAACCCCTCACCGGCTTATAAGCATTCGGCAGCACAATTTCTGCATCTGCGGGGCTGGGTGAAAACGAACCAGACGCACCCCGACAGCCCCACCCGTCCCGACAGCGATATTGAGATCCTGCGCGAACTGGGACAGCGACTCAATGTCATCGATTAA
- a CDS encoding sulfatase-like hydrolase/transferase, translated as MSFRYRVSLALLLAVCFSLCFDSSLKAAAKEKPNILFLFTDDQRADTIHALGNPLIKTPNLDQLARNGFVFNNAYCLGSNSGAVCVCSRNMLLSGRTYFRWTGRYASADKPNFPDSMNAAGYYTYHHGKQGNTAALIHKKFDSTKYVKDQEARLLGQPGQEIVNDAIQFLKKRNTDQPFFMYLAFACPHDPRVADKEYMDLYQRDKMPLPANYLPLHPFNNGEQVVRDELLAGFPRTKAEIRKHLHDYYADITGLDGHIGRLLKALKESGEYDNTVIIFSSDHGLAVGSHGLMGKQSLYEHSMKSPLIFSGPGIPQGQSDALVYLYDIFPTVCEMVGTEVPQGLDSQSMWPVISGQQQQTRKTLCTAYKDVQRSARDGRWKLITYPQINKTQLFDLQEDPAETRNLYGKPEYQSHADHLLAALKTWQKQVGDTDPLLSEHPQDPTFKAPTAEELKKLKQRWQPKKKKKKQTAQAGSK; from the coding sequence ATGAGTTTTCGATACCGAGTTTCTCTCGCTTTGCTGCTGGCGGTCTGTTTTTCTCTCTGTTTTGACAGCAGCCTGAAAGCGGCTGCGAAAGAAAAGCCGAATATTCTGTTTTTGTTTACCGACGATCAACGCGCAGACACGATTCACGCGCTGGGTAATCCTCTGATCAAGACACCAAATCTGGATCAGCTGGCACGGAACGGATTTGTCTTCAACAATGCCTACTGCCTGGGGAGCAACTCGGGGGCGGTCTGTGTCTGCAGTCGGAATATGCTGCTCAGCGGTCGTACTTATTTTCGCTGGACGGGGCGCTATGCCTCTGCTGACAAACCGAATTTCCCCGATTCAATGAATGCAGCCGGTTATTACACCTACCATCATGGTAAGCAGGGAAATACGGCGGCTCTGATTCATAAGAAATTCGATTCGACGAAATACGTGAAGGATCAGGAAGCCCGCCTGCTGGGACAGCCTGGCCAGGAAATCGTCAACGATGCGATTCAGTTTCTGAAAAAACGAAATACCGATCAGCCGTTTTTCATGTATCTGGCATTCGCCTGCCCGCATGATCCACGCGTGGCAGACAAGGAATATATGGATCTGTATCAGCGCGACAAAATGCCTCTGCCGGCTAACTATCTGCCCCTGCATCCCTTTAATAACGGGGAGCAGGTCGTGCGGGATGAACTGCTGGCTGGCTTTCCCCGCACGAAAGCAGAAATTCGAAAACATCTGCATGATTATTATGCGGACATCACCGGCCTGGATGGGCACATCGGTCGTCTGCTGAAAGCACTCAAGGAGAGCGGGGAGTATGACAACACCGTGATTATCTTCTCCTCTGATCATGGACTGGCTGTGGGCAGCCATGGTTTGATGGGAAAACAGAGCCTGTACGAACACAGTATGAAATCTCCCCTGATTTTCAGCGGCCCCGGTATCCCCCAAGGACAGAGCGACGCACTGGTTTATCTATATGACATTTTCCCGACGGTCTGTGAAATGGTAGGGACTGAAGTGCCGCAGGGTCTGGATTCCCAGAGCATGTGGCCCGTGATTTCCGGTCAGCAGCAGCAGACCCGTAAGACGCTGTGCACCGCTTATAAAGATGTGCAGCGCTCGGCCCGCGACGGACGCTGGAAGCTGATCACCTACCCGCAGATCAATAAAACCCAGCTGTTTGACTTACAGGAAGATCCGGCAGAAACCCGGAACCTGTACGGCAAGCCGGAATATCAGAGTCACGCCGATCACTTGCTGGCGGCTTTAAAAACCTGGCAGAAACAGGTAGGTGATACCGATCCGCTGCTTTCGGAGCATCCACAGGATCCAACCTTCAAGGCACCTACTGCGGAAGAGCTCAAGAAACTGAAGCAACGCTGGCAGCCTAAAAAGAAGAAGAAAAAGCAGACAGCCCAGGCAGGATCGAAGTAA
- a CDS encoding RNA-binding S4 domain-containing protein has protein sequence MATEDRPPIRLDQFLKQQGAVGTGGHAKIVIQAGEVTVNGAVETRRRKQLAPGDIVAYAGEQWCVGATQES, from the coding sequence ATGGCCACTGAAGACCGACCTCCGATCCGCCTGGATCAGTTTCTCAAACAGCAGGGTGCTGTGGGCACTGGTGGACACGCCAAGATCGTTATCCAGGCCGGTGAAGTTACCGTGAACGGCGCTGTGGAAACACGGCGCCGTAAACAGCTTGCACCGGGAGATATCGTCGCGTATGCGGGCGAGCAGTGGTGTGTCGGAGCTACCCAGGAGAGTTAG
- a CDS encoding tetratricopeptide repeat protein, whose translation MTNVFRSRPICLFVLLLLFAGMALARWNRQYFFSPDSARYVIMARSLVNGDGYREIDTPGAPLYSHRPPGLSVLLMPAAWVAPYHVLFAKATVLLTALMMLALLYCYIQRLNQSEEPEELTGDQQQQWSPLLITLLFAINPYTLFYSTLVMSEIPFMACSLGILYLLALRPEQPGKWDLVLMTVLLAFLPFLRTIGIAMVLAVGCWAVVRKSRWPWLVGVACSIAASGLWMLRNASLGKTGYASIALNEIKTQGVIGTLFRMWERTSSHFESFAQQLFPNMPGIRPTYTGMILDEIYHLPGPVWMYLLLAAAVIALSCYGMLYRRHRGGTVALGYLIFSVGVLSLWPWMQGRFTLPLLPVVLAYLPSGGRALKQHIQIARPVTGKILKAAFAVLLVLFGGCLVRTDYQLVHANLQMMLEPDQFYASQLPPSGFCNWTRAGTWLKQNSKPSDRIITRQAAIATTAHRFEMLAFFEIISPEKLHQSIQKFSANYLTSFDREIVSAFPWYLMDQDLVYRFNPVYDERGVMILKVEPNRDGTIRQKYWKPGESLATARDAYEKFPHRSVFQTAYAQELFKNEDYAELIQFIQELQQQQVKDVKLTSLLGWCYYKTKKYSAAIREFERALGMPGQKLLRNDLIRGIELSQKAFEKSVNQDPTKAAESKGKQELQLARTWWQYSQIDKVEAVLNQALESNSLSPETRAAMQTLLAKVYLAKGLPADATGLLEQAGGSEDSEAQTLLKMVQREVKVENFLKNPKKYDVDKTAQKALPLLSDILQLAQEYENFGVPGKALALMERANTSFPKQAKILSLLLKYQLLYALTPAAEETFLQLKEINPQDQGLAEAAQKLEFLKLVPRF comes from the coding sequence ATGACAAACGTCTTTCGATCGCGTCCAATCTGTCTCTTTGTGTTGCTGCTCCTGTTCGCAGGCATGGCTCTCGCGCGCTGGAACCGGCAGTACTTTTTCAGTCCGGACAGTGCCCGCTACGTGATCATGGCCCGCTCCCTGGTCAACGGCGACGGTTACCGTGAAATCGATACACCAGGCGCCCCCCTTTACTCCCATCGGCCTCCCGGGCTCTCCGTGCTGCTGATGCCCGCAGCCTGGGTGGCGCCGTATCACGTGCTGTTCGCCAAAGCCACCGTTTTACTGACCGCGCTGATGATGCTGGCCCTGCTCTACTGTTACATTCAGCGACTCAATCAGTCAGAGGAACCGGAGGAACTGACCGGGGACCAACAGCAGCAATGGTCTCCGCTACTGATCACGCTGCTGTTTGCCATCAATCCCTATACGCTTTTTTACTCAACACTCGTCATGAGCGAAATTCCGTTCATGGCCTGCTCCCTGGGAATTCTCTACCTGCTGGCACTACGTCCGGAGCAGCCAGGCAAATGGGATCTGGTCCTGATGACGGTGCTGCTCGCCTTCCTCCCCTTTCTGCGTACCATTGGGATCGCAATGGTGCTGGCAGTCGGCTGCTGGGCCGTGGTTCGCAAGTCACGCTGGCCCTGGCTGGTCGGGGTCGCCTGCTCCATCGCCGCTTCGGGACTCTGGATGCTGCGTAATGCTTCGTTGGGAAAAACCGGCTACGCCAGCATTGCCCTTAATGAAATCAAGACCCAGGGAGTGATCGGCACACTGTTCCGCATGTGGGAACGCACCAGTTCGCATTTTGAAAGCTTTGCGCAACAGCTGTTCCCCAACATGCCCGGCATCCGTCCTACTTATACTGGCATGATTCTGGATGAAATCTATCATCTGCCCGGTCCGGTCTGGATGTACCTGCTGCTGGCAGCCGCCGTCATCGCACTCTCCTGCTACGGCATGCTCTACCGCCGTCATCGCGGGGGCACTGTCGCGCTGGGCTACCTGATCTTCAGCGTGGGGGTTCTCTCCCTCTGGCCCTGGATGCAGGGACGTTTCACTTTACCCCTGCTGCCTGTGGTACTGGCCTATCTGCCCTCAGGCGGACGTGCCTTGAAACAGCACATTCAGATCGCACGCCCGGTAACAGGAAAAATTCTCAAAGCAGCTTTCGCAGTGCTGCTGGTCCTGTTTGGCGGTTGTCTGGTCAGAACCGATTATCAACTGGTTCATGCCAATCTGCAGATGATGTTAGAACCTGATCAGTTTTACGCCAGCCAGTTGCCTCCCAGTGGATTCTGCAACTGGACCAGAGCAGGAACCTGGCTGAAACAGAATTCAAAACCGTCCGACCGAATCATCACCCGGCAGGCGGCCATCGCGACCACAGCTCATCGTTTCGAGATGCTGGCCTTTTTCGAAATTATCAGTCCCGAAAAACTGCATCAAAGTATTCAGAAATTCTCGGCAAACTATCTGACCTCTTTTGACCGGGAAATTGTCTCCGCCTTCCCCTGGTACCTGATGGACCAGGATCTGGTCTATCGATTTAACCCTGTCTACGATGAGCGGGGCGTCATGATTCTCAAAGTCGAACCGAATCGCGATGGTACCATCCGCCAGAAATACTGGAAGCCGGGAGAGTCCCTCGCCACGGCCCGCGATGCCTACGAAAAATTTCCGCATCGCTCAGTGTTTCAGACGGCATACGCACAGGAGCTGTTCAAAAATGAAGACTATGCTGAACTGATTCAGTTCATCCAGGAACTGCAACAGCAGCAGGTCAAAGATGTCAAACTCACTTCGCTGTTAGGCTGGTGCTACTATAAAACGAAAAAATACTCCGCAGCGATCCGCGAATTCGAGCGGGCATTGGGTATGCCGGGACAGAAGCTGTTGCGCAACGACCTGATTCGGGGAATCGAACTCTCGCAGAAAGCGTTTGAAAAAAGTGTGAATCAGGATCCGACCAAAGCTGCTGAGAGTAAGGGGAAACAGGAACTGCAACTCGCCCGAACCTGGTGGCAGTATTCTCAGATCGATAAGGTGGAAGCCGTCCTCAATCAGGCGCTAGAGTCGAATTCACTCTCCCCTGAAACCCGTGCCGCAATGCAGACACTATTGGCGAAAGTCTATCTGGCAAAGGGACTTCCGGCTGATGCGACTGGTTTGCTGGAACAGGCCGGTGGGTCGGAAGACAGCGAAGCACAAACGCTGCTGAAAATGGTGCAACGGGAAGTCAAAGTCGAAAATTTCCTGAAAAATCCGAAAAAATATGATGTTGATAAAACGGCACAGAAGGCGCTTCCGCTCCTGTCAGACATCCTGCAGCTGGCTCAGGAATATGAAAACTTCGGCGTTCCCGGTAAAGCGCTGGCATTAATGGAACGGGCGAATACGTCATTTCCCAAACAGGCAAAGATTCTCAGCTTACTTCTCAAGTACCAGTTGCTGTATGCCCTCACTCCCGCTGCGGAAGAGACATTCTTACAGCTGAAAGAGATCAACCCGCAGGATCAGGGGCTGGCTGAAGCCGCTCAGAAACTCGAATTCCTCAAGCTGGTTCCCCGTTTCTAA
- a CDS encoding glycoside hydrolase family 15 protein, protein MDDSSFLALKESLQTVEETDQVIAFLESQDTFSFPSLENGLFPAAIAHESTGYQSIWVRDNIHVAHALFAVGKTEPACKAVSTLASYFLKHRDRFDKIISGETSPKQVMQRPHIRFDGNTLGEIDEKWAHAQNDALGYFVWLYCSMLMQGALSATPESLELLAAFVRYFETIRYWEDADSGHWEEARKIEASSVGTVVSGLVALNAYLDQSARWADLQHDQTPVTSEKLKSLIAQGQKALEEILPAECVQDDPLLARKYDGALLFLIFPLGLVKGQLADTILEDVRTHLMGDYGIRRYLGDSYWCADYKEVFSEDDRTSDFSDDQASRDKYLKPGQEAQWCIFDSIMSVIYGQRFLESGQTADYEKQRFHLDRSLNQLTTSECPFGPYRCPESYYLEKGKYVPNDITPLLWTQGNLMMALHQWKQTLAAGT, encoded by the coding sequence ATGGATGACAGCAGTTTTCTCGCCCTGAAAGAATCGTTACAGACCGTTGAAGAGACAGACCAGGTGATTGCATTTCTGGAGTCTCAGGATACATTCTCTTTCCCCTCCCTGGAAAATGGCCTGTTTCCCGCGGCGATCGCCCATGAATCGACGGGATATCAGAGTATCTGGGTGCGCGATAATATTCATGTTGCTCACGCTTTGTTTGCGGTAGGGAAGACCGAACCTGCTTGCAAAGCGGTGTCGACACTGGCCAGTTATTTCCTCAAGCACCGGGATCGTTTCGACAAGATCATTTCGGGAGAAACGAGCCCGAAACAGGTCATGCAGCGACCGCACATCCGCTTTGATGGAAACACACTGGGCGAAATTGATGAGAAATGGGCTCATGCCCAGAATGATGCACTGGGATACTTTGTCTGGTTATACTGTTCGATGCTAATGCAGGGAGCGTTGTCTGCGACTCCCGAATCCCTGGAGCTGCTGGCTGCATTCGTTCGCTATTTTGAAACCATCCGTTACTGGGAAGATGCGGACAGTGGGCACTGGGAAGAGGCACGCAAGATTGAAGCATCCAGTGTCGGGACGGTTGTCAGCGGTCTGGTAGCATTGAATGCGTACCTGGATCAGAGCGCCCGCTGGGCCGACCTGCAACATGATCAGACGCCGGTCACATCAGAAAAACTGAAATCGCTGATCGCGCAGGGACAGAAAGCACTGGAAGAGATCCTGCCGGCTGAATGCGTTCAAGACGATCCGCTGCTGGCCCGCAAGTATGACGGAGCGCTGCTGTTTCTGATCTTTCCACTGGGGCTGGTCAAAGGGCAGCTGGCGGATACGATCCTGGAGGATGTCAGAACTCACTTGATGGGAGATTATGGTATCCGTCGGTACCTGGGAGATTCCTACTGGTGTGCTGACTATAAGGAAGTCTTCAGTGAAGACGACCGCACCAGCGATTTCAGCGACGATCAGGCCAGCCGGGACAAGTACCTCAAACCGGGGCAGGAAGCGCAGTGGTGTATTTTCGATTCAATCATGTCGGTGATTTACGGCCAGCGTTTTCTGGAGTCGGGGCAGACAGCGGATTATGAAAAACAGCGATTTCATCTGGATCGTTCCCTGAACCAGTTGACGACGTCGGAATGTCCTTTCGGACCTTACCGTTGTCCTGAATCGTATTACCTGGAAAAAGGGAAGTACGTTCCCAACGATATTACGCCGCTGTTGTGGACGCAGGGGAATCTGATGATGGCCCTGCATCAGTGGAAGCAGACGCTGGCAGCCGGTACGTAA
- a CDS encoding GTPase, whose amino-acid sequence MTSHLENQSQQPCQAALLTPRGRGAVATIRVQGAPAVLNQVLQACFHAVNRKPLIDQRLNQIVYGLWGESNSEDLVLCRIDLDTVDIHCHGGMAAVERILEDLQTQGCEIQSWQTLARQKTPALDVELQEVLASATTFRAAEILLRQSQGLLQTTFEALLPDAQTLFEPQRLLSQIQELLCWKQLGLHLTRPWNVVLAGRPNVGKSSLINAILGYERSIVFDEAGTTRDVLTATTALSGWPFQFSDTAGMREEAEHLEAAGIQRAEQILNAADACVILIDTSQPAHPDDQRLLNLWPAALIVAHKTDLPDRWGAPLPPRAIPVSSVTKAGLEAFLQQLVQRLIPETPDQQTAIPVTLRQVELLEQAAEALQAENERAYSALIRQLLLRD is encoded by the coding sequence ATGACCAGTCATCTCGAAAACCAGTCTCAGCAACCCTGCCAGGCTGCCCTGCTCACCCCCCGCGGCAGAGGGGCCGTCGCCACGATTCGTGTGCAAGGCGCACCTGCTGTATTGAATCAGGTGCTGCAGGCTTGCTTTCACGCCGTCAACCGGAAACCCCTGATCGATCAGCGCCTCAACCAGATTGTCTACGGACTCTGGGGCGAGTCAAATTCGGAAGACCTGGTCCTCTGCCGCATTGATTTAGACACCGTCGACATCCACTGCCATGGCGGAATGGCAGCCGTCGAACGCATTCTGGAAGACCTGCAGACTCAAGGCTGTGAGATTCAATCCTGGCAGACACTGGCGCGCCAGAAAACACCAGCGCTGGACGTCGAACTTCAGGAAGTGCTCGCCTCGGCAACCACTTTTCGCGCTGCGGAAATTTTGTTACGCCAGTCACAGGGACTGTTACAAACCACCTTTGAAGCACTCCTGCCCGATGCACAAACTCTATTTGAGCCACAACGTCTGCTGTCACAGATTCAGGAACTGCTCTGCTGGAAACAACTGGGGCTGCACTTAACCCGCCCCTGGAACGTGGTGCTGGCCGGGCGACCGAACGTCGGGAAGTCCAGCCTGATCAATGCCATACTCGGCTATGAACGTTCTATTGTATTCGACGAAGCGGGAACTACCCGTGATGTGCTCACCGCAACGACCGCCCTGTCCGGCTGGCCTTTCCAGTTCTCGGATACGGCCGGCATGCGGGAGGAAGCTGAGCATCTCGAAGCCGCGGGAATTCAACGGGCTGAACAGATCCTGAATGCCGCAGATGCCTGCGTGATTCTGATCGACACCAGCCAGCCCGCTCATCCAGACGACCAGCGTCTGCTCAACCTGTGGCCTGCGGCCCTGATCGTCGCCCACAAGACAGATCTTCCCGATCGCTGGGGGGCTCCACTCCCTCCTCGGGCGATTCCGGTTTCCTCGGTCACAAAAGCGGGCCTGGAGGCATTCCTGCAGCAACTGGTACAACGACTGATTCCGGAGACTCCCGACCAACAGACGGCGATCCCGGTGACCCTGCGTCAGGTCGAACTCCTGGAGCAGGCAGCAGAAGCATTACAGGCCGAAAACGAGCGGGCTTACTCCGCTCTGATCCGCCAGCTGCTGCTACGCGACTGA